Genomic DNA from Chlorocebus sabaeus isolate Y175 chromosome 6, mChlSab1.0.hap1, whole genome shotgun sequence:
cagtgtaaaagcatccctatttctccacatcctctgcagcacctgttgtttcctgactttttaatggttgcgattctaactggtgcgagatggtgtctcattgtggttttgatttgcatttctctgatggccggtgatgatgagcattttgtcatgtgtctgttggctgcataaatgtcttcttttgagaagtgtctgttcagatcccttgcccactttttgatggggttgatttttttcttgtaaatttgtttaaattctttgtagactctggatattagctctttgtcagatgggtagattgtaaaaattttctcccattctgtagattgcctgttcactctgatggtagtttcttttgctgtgcagaagctctttagtttaattagatcccacttgtcaattttggcttttgttgccattacttttggtgttttagtcatgaagtctttgcccatgcctatgtctgaatggtattgcctaagttttttttctagggtttttatggttttaggtctaacatttaagtatttaatccatcttgaattaatttttgtataaggtgtaaggaaaggattcagtttcagctttctacatatggctagccagttttcccagcaccatttactaaatagggaatcctttccccatttcttgtttttgtcaggtttgtcaaagatcagatggttgtagatgtgtggtattatttctgaggtctctgttctgttccattggtctatatctctgttttggttactgtagacttgtagtatagtttgaagtcaggtagtgtgatacctccagctttgttcttttggcttaggattgtcttggcaatgcgtgctcttttttggttccatatgaactttagagtagttttttttttttttccaatctgtgaagaaagtcattggtagcttgatggggatggcattgaatctataaattaccttgggcagtatggccattttcacgatattgattcttcctatccatgagcatggaatgttcttccatttgtttgtgtcctcttttatttcgttaagcagtggtttgtagttctccttgaagaggtccttcacatcccttgtaagttggattcctaggtattttgttctctttgaagcaattgtgaatgggaattcactcatgattttgctgtttgtctgttactggtgtataggaatgcttgtgatttctgcacattgtttttctatcctgagattttgctgaagttgcttatcagtttaaggagatttggggctgagacaatggggttttctaaatatacaatcatgtcctctgcaaacagggacaatttgacttcctttttccctaactgaatactctttatttatttctcctgcctgattgccctggccagaacttccaacaccacgttgaataggagtggtgagagagggcatccctgtcttgtgccagttttcaaagggaatgcttccagtttttgcccattcagtatgatattggctgtgggtttgtcataaacagttATTACTTTGATACATcccatcgatacctagtttattaagttTTTAGCGCCCTTTCCGGCAGTGACGACCTACCCACATGAGAACATGCCTCTCACAAAGGATCTCCTTCATCCCTCcccagaagaggagaagaggaaacaCAAGAAGAAACGCCTGGTGCAGAGTCCCAATTCCTACTTTATGGATGTGAAATGTCCAGTATGCTATAAAATCACCACGGTCTTTAGCCATGCACAAACAGTAGTTTTGTGTGTTGGCTGCTCCACTCTCCTCTGCCAGCCTACAGGAGGAAAAGCAAGGCTTACAGAAGGATGTTCCTTTAGGAGGAAGCAGCACTAAAAGCACTCTGAATCAAGATCAGTGGGAAACCATCTCAATAAACAtattttggatttaaaaaaaaagagtttttagcataaagtgctgttgaattttgtcaaaggctttttctgcatctattgagataatcatgtggttttcgtctttggttctgtttatatgatggattacgtttattgatttgcatatgttgaaccagccttgcatcccagggatgaagcccacttgatcatggtggataagctttctgatgtgctgctggattcggtttgccagcattttattgaggatttttgcatcaatgttcatcagggatattggtctaaaattctctttttttgctgtgtctctgccaggctttggtatcagtatgatgctggcctcataaaatgagttagggaggattccctctttttctattgattggaatagtttcagaaggaatggtaccagctcctctttatacctctggtagaattcagctatgaatcccatctggtcctggactctttttggttggtaggctattaattattgcctcaatttcagggccagttattggtctattcagggattcaacttcttcaggtttagtcttgggagggtgtatgtgtccaggaatttatctatttcttcaagattttctagtttatttgtgtagaggtgtttatagtattctctgatggtactttgtatttctgtggaatcagtggtgatatccctctcttattagtcttactagcagtctatcaattttgttgatcttttcaaaaaaccagctcctggattcactgatttttttgaagggttttttgtgtctctatctccttcagttctgctctgatcttagttatttcttgccttctgctagcttttgaatgtgtttgctcttacttctctagttctttaactgtgatgttagggtgtcaattttagatctttccagctttctcttgtgggcatttagtgctataaatttccctctacacactgctttaaatgtgctccagagattctgatatgttgtgtctttgttctcactggtttcaaagaacatccttatttctgccttcatttcattatgtacccagtagtcattcaggagcaggttgttcagtttccatgtagttgagtggttttgagtgagtttcttaatcctgggttctagtttgattgtgctgtggtctgaaagacagtttgttatgatttctgttcttttacatttgctgaggagtgctttacttccaacaacgtggtcaattttggaataagtgtgatgtgatgctgagaataatatatattctgttgatttggggtggagagttctgtagatgtctattaggtctgcctgatgcagagctgagttcaagtcctggatatccttgttaactttctgtctcattgatccaATGTTGACAGtcaggtgttaaagtctcccctaattattgtgtgggagtctaagtctctttgtaggtctctaaggacttgctttatgaatgtgggtgctcctatattgggtgcatatatatttaggatagttagctcttcttgttgaaccgatccctttaccattatgtaatggccttctttgtctattttgatctttgttggtttaaagtctgttttatcagagactaggattgcaacccctgcttttcttttgttttccatttgcttggtagatcttcctccatccctttattttgagcctatgtgtgtctgcacatgagatgggtctcctgaatacagcacactgatgggtcttgactttatTCATTTGCttgcctgtgtcttttaattggggcatttagcccctttacttttaaggttaatgtttttatgtgtgaattGATCCTGTttttatgatgttagctggttattttgctcattagttgatgcggtttcttcctagtatcgatggtctttacaatttggcatgtttttgcagtggctgatactggttgttcctttccatgtttagtgcttccttcaggagctcttctaaggcaggcctggtggtgacaaaatctctcagcatttgtttctctgtaaaggattttatttctccttcacttatgaagcttagtctggctggatatgaaattctgggttgaaaattcttttaagaatgttgaatattggcccccactctcttctggtttgtagagtttctgccaagagatccgctgttagtctgatgggcttccctttgtgggtaaccggacctttctctctggttgtccttaacatttttttccttcatttcaaccttggtgaatctgacaattatgtgtcttggagttgctcttctcgaggagtatctttgtggtgttctctgtattacctgaatttgaatgttggtctgccttgctaggttggggaagttctcctggatgatatcctgaagagtgttttccaacttagttccattctccctgtcactttcaggtacaccaatcagacatagatttggtcttttcacatagtcccatatttcttggaggctttgttcatttcttttcactcttttttctctaaccttctcttctcatttcattcatttgatcttcgaTCACTGatactttcttccacttgatcaaattggctactgcAGCTTGTGCATGCCAcgattttcagctccatcaggtcatttaaggccTTCTTtacgctgtttattctagttagccattcgtctaatcttttttcaacgttttcagcttctttgtgatgggttcaaacattctcctttagctcggagaagtttgttattactgatcatctgaagccttcttctctcagctcgacaaaagtcattctctgtccagctttgttccattgttggcaaggagctgtgttcctttggaggagaagacgcgctctgatttttagaatttttagcttttctactctggtttctcctcatctttgtggttttatctacctttggtctttgatgatggtgacgtacagttGGGGTTttggtccattccagaccctgtttgcctgggtatcaccagcagaggctgcagaacagcaaatattgcagaacggcaaatgttgctgcctgatccttcctctggaagcttcgtgtCAGAGGGACACCCAGCCATATGAGGTGttagttggcccctactgggaggtgtctcccagttaggctacctaagggtcagggacccacttgaggagacagtctttccattctcagatctcaaactccatgctgggagatccagtactctcttcaaagctgtcagacagggacgtttaagtctgcagaagtttctgctgccttttgttccaCTATGCCTTGCTCCCAGAGGtgggagtctacagaggcaggtaggcctccttgagctgtggtggactccaccaagttcgagcttcccagccactctgtttacctactcaagcctgggcaatggtggatgccccttccccagccttgcagtttgatctcagactgctgtgctagcagtgagcgaggctccatgggcgtaggaccctctgagccaggcgtgggatataatctcctggtgtgccatttgctaagaccattggaaaagtgcagtattagtgtgggagtgtcccgattttccaggtaccatctgtcacagcttcccttggctaggaaagggaattccctgaccccttgcgcttcccaggtaagatgatgccccgccctgcttccACTCACTCTccgtgggctgtacccactgtccaacaagctccagtgagatgaacccaataTCTCAGTtggaatgcagaaatcacccatcttctgcatcactcacactgggagctgtagactgcaGCTGTTCCTATTGGGCCATCTTTGAACCTCCCTTAAATCCAGAGTCATTCATTTTAACTGCACACTTGGGAATAAAACACATCTTGGGCTATAGGCCAAGAACTTTCAAAGATAACTTACAAATTGTGGGGAGACCTGGTACAGAAACATTTACCCCTATGCCTTAAGGAGTAACACTGCTAATT
This window encodes:
- the LOC119622659 gene encoding small ribosomal subunit protein eS27-like codes for the protein MPLTKDLLHPSPEEEKRKHKKKRLVQSPNSYFMDVKCPVCYKITTVFSHAQTVVLCVGCSTLLCQPTGGKARLTEGCSFRRKQH